In Spirochaeta thermophila DSM 6578, the following proteins share a genomic window:
- a CDS encoding amino acid--tRNA ligase-related protein, producing the protein MRSLHIAHIRARLLSELRAFFRAHDHLEVDTPHLAPYLIPEAHIRPFTTTHHPLHDTPRALSLLPSPELWMKHLLAQGYGDIFQISHVFRDAEPPSPRHSPEFTMLEWYTTGSTADDQISLTEELFATLAHSLDAPHLSPPFHRLTMEEAFTRYAGFSLEAHHSREALASHATRLGLEVSPRESAEDLFHRIFLTFVEPHLPIDRPLVLTHYPTLVPTLARPIPDTPWRERWELYAGGMELANCYTEETDPVRVERFMEGELTRRGTSTPPPPPDFPATCARIPHPTSGVALGVDRLLMYLTGEKDIRGVIFFPLSDTIEEIVD; encoded by the coding sequence ATGCGCTCTCTCCACATCGCCCATATCCGCGCCCGCCTCCTCTCCGAGCTGCGCGCCTTCTTCCGCGCACACGACCACCTCGAAGTGGACACCCCCCACCTCGCCCCTTACCTCATCCCCGAGGCCCACATCCGCCCCTTCACCACCACCCACCACCCTCTCCACGACACTCCCCGTGCCCTCTCCCTCCTCCCCTCCCCCGAACTCTGGATGAAGCACCTCCTCGCCCAGGGATACGGCGACATCTTCCAGATCTCCCACGTCTTCCGGGACGCCGAACCCCCCTCTCCCCGGCACAGCCCCGAGTTCACCATGCTCGAGTGGTACACCACCGGCTCCACCGCCGACGACCAGATCTCCCTCACCGAGGAGCTCTTCGCCACACTCGCCCACTCCCTCGACGCCCCCCACCTCTCCCCCCCCTTCCACCGCCTCACCATGGAAGAAGCCTTCACCCGCTACGCAGGCTTCTCCCTCGAGGCACACCACTCCCGTGAGGCCCTCGCCTCCCACGCCACGCGACTCGGCCTGGAAGTCTCCCCCCGCGAGAGCGCGGAGGACCTCTTCCACCGCATCTTCCTCACCTTCGTGGAACCCCACCTCCCCATCGACCGCCCCCTCGTCCTCACCCACTACCCCACCCTCGTCCCCACCCTCGCACGCCCCATCCCCGACACGCCCTGGCGCGAACGCTGGGAACTCTACGCAGGGGGGATGGAACTCGCCAACTGCTATACAGAGGAGACCGACCCCGTCCGGGTGGAACGCTTCATGGAAGGCGAACTCACGAGGCGAGGCACCTCCACCCCTCCCCCCCCTCCCGACTTCCCTGCCACGTGTGCGCGGATCCCCCACCCCACGAGCGGCGTGGCCCTCGGCGTGGACAGACTCCTCATGTACCTCACCGGCGAAAAGGACATAAGGGGGGTGATCTTTTTCCCATTATCTGATACTATAGAAGAAATAGTGGACTAA
- a CDS encoding RrF2 family transcriptional regulator has protein sequence MRITTKGRYAIRAMVNLALSTESKPIPIKKIAEEESISPEFLEQIFFKLRKVGIIDSVRGPGGGFVLSRPLESITIKDIFDAVDEGLGITPCTEEEGKSGPELCEKAERCLLYEVWKETASHLRQYFASITLKDLIDKAKKGMYEAIVEGQDFSI, from the coding sequence ATGAGAATCACCACAAAAGGTCGATACGCCATCAGGGCGATGGTGAACCTCGCCCTGAGCACGGAATCCAAGCCCATACCCATCAAGAAGATCGCGGAAGAGGAGAGCATCTCCCCGGAGTTCCTCGAACAGATCTTCTTCAAACTGCGCAAGGTGGGCATCATCGATTCGGTGAGGGGGCCGGGAGGAGGATTCGTGCTCTCGCGACCTCTCGAGAGCATCACCATCAAGGACATCTTCGACGCAGTGGACGAAGGCCTCGGCATCACCCCCTGCACCGAGGAAGAAGGCAAGTCCGGGCCCGAGCTCTGTGAGAAAGCCGAACGCTGCCTGCTCTACGAAGTCTGGAAAGAGACCGCCTCCCACCTCCGTCAGTACTTCGCCTCCATCACCCTCAAGGACCTCATCGACAAGGCCAAGAAGGGCATGTACGAAGCCATCGTGGAAGGACAGGACTTTTCGATTTAG
- the cysK gene encoding cysteine synthase A: MPAGSTRRRRARRNLIDDITALTGNTPLYRLSRISEEEGNTLLAKLEWYNPTGSVKDRMVAHILSQAASSGRIKPGDTIIEPTSGNTGVSLAAFGAARGYRVILVMPDTAPVERRHMLAALGARLELTPAEQGMRGAIERAEELVEEIPDSYMLSQFINPGNPEAHYQTTGPEIWYDTEGQVDILVAGIGTGGTISGAGRFLKKKKPECLVIGVEPAESAVIHGGEPGRHGISGIGAGFVPKTLDLKVVDQVVTVSSEEAKEGAKRIARVEGLLVGISSGAALMGALAYLSSAGIKGAQVVIIFPDSGIPYLSTGLYR, encoded by the coding sequence GTGCCTGCAGGCAGCACTCGGAGAAGAAGAGCACGACGGAATCTCATCGACGACATCACGGCCCTCACCGGTAACACCCCCCTCTATCGGCTCAGCCGGATCTCCGAAGAAGAAGGCAACACCCTCCTTGCGAAGCTCGAGTGGTACAACCCCACCGGTTCGGTGAAGGACCGGATGGTGGCCCACATCCTCAGCCAGGCCGCCTCCTCGGGAAGGATCAAACCGGGCGACACCATCATCGAACCCACGAGCGGAAACACCGGGGTGAGCCTCGCAGCCTTCGGAGCGGCCCGAGGCTACCGGGTCATCCTCGTGATGCCCGACACCGCCCCGGTGGAACGGCGCCACATGCTCGCAGCCCTGGGTGCCCGTCTCGAACTCACCCCCGCCGAGCAAGGGATGCGGGGGGCCATCGAGCGGGCCGAGGAGCTCGTAGAGGAGATCCCTGACAGCTACATGCTCAGCCAGTTCATCAACCCCGGCAATCCGGAAGCCCACTACCAGACCACCGGGCCCGAGATCTGGTACGACACCGAAGGACAGGTGGACATCCTGGTGGCCGGCATCGGTACAGGCGGCACCATCAGCGGAGCGGGGCGCTTCCTCAAGAAAAAGAAACCCGAGTGCCTCGTGATCGGCGTGGAGCCCGCCGAGTCCGCCGTGATACACGGCGGAGAACCGGGCAGGCACGGCATCTCCGGGATCGGAGCCGGCTTCGTCCCCAAGACCCTCGATCTCAAGGTGGTGGACCAGGTGGTCACCGTCTCGAGCGAGGAGGCGAAGGAAGGGGCGAAACGCATCGCCCGCGTGGAAGGCCTCCTGGTGGGCATCTCCTCCGGGGCCGCGCTCATGGGCGCACTCGCATATCTCTCATCTGCGGGCATCAAAGGCGCGCAGGTGGTCATCATATTCCCGGACAGCGGGATACCATACCTGAGCACGGGGTTGTACCGATGA
- the efp gene encoding elongation factor P yields MIKAGSIDKGMYLLYKGEPYFVAEREFVNPGKGSAFVRLKLKHVKTGLVLRETIKTNDSVEEANIEERRAQYLYSDGTSFHFMDNETYEQFEIPMEGHEEKGHYLKEGEVYDLVFWNGAPLDVKLPPKMVLVVTEAPEALRGDTVSNVTKTVTCETGLQVKVPIFIKEGEKILVNTETGEYVERVNT; encoded by the coding sequence ATGATCAAGGCAGGAAGCATCGACAAAGGCATGTATCTCCTGTACAAAGGAGAGCCCTACTTCGTGGCCGAGCGGGAGTTCGTCAATCCCGGCAAAGGATCCGCATTCGTGCGGCTCAAACTCAAGCACGTGAAGACCGGGCTCGTACTCAGAGAGACCATCAAGACGAACGACTCGGTGGAAGAGGCCAACATCGAGGAACGACGCGCCCAGTACCTCTACAGCGACGGCACATCCTTCCACTTCATGGACAACGAGACCTACGAGCAGTTCGAGATCCCCATGGAAGGACACGAAGAGAAGGGTCACTATCTCAAGGAGGGCGAGGTGTACGACCTCGTCTTCTGGAACGGCGCCCCCCTCGACGTGAAGCTCCCCCCGAAGATGGTCCTGGTGGTCACCGAAGCCCCCGAGGCCCTGCGGGGAGACACGGTGAGCAACGTCACCAAGACCGTCACCTGTGAGACCGGACTCCAGGTGAAGGTGCCCATCTTCATCAAAGAGGGAGAGAAGATCCTCGTCAACACGGAGACCGGCGAGTACGTGGAGCGCGTGAACACCTGA